The proteins below come from a single uncultured delta proteobacterium genomic window:
- the rpmC gene encoding 50S ribosomal protein L29, translating into MKATDTRKELANLSREDLAKRLVEARQDLFDLRFKHATGQLEKTAQIPAAKREVARILTYMKKGA; encoded by the coding sequence ATGAAAGCTACTGATACAAGAAAAGAACTGGCCAACCTGAGCCGCGAAGACTTGGCGAAACGCCTGGTAGAAGCCCGTCAGGACCTCTTTGATCTTCGCTTCAAGCACGCCACGGGTCAGCTTGAGAAGACCGCCCAGATTCCGGCGGCCAAGCGCGAAGTTGCGCGCATCCTGACCTACATGAAGAAGGGAGCCTAA
- the rplP gene encoding 50S ribosomal subunit protein L16 (Evidence 2a : Function of homologous gene experimentally demonstrated in an other organism; PubMedId : 10094780, 12809609, 3892488, 6154696, 786730; Product type s : structure) yields MLSPKRVKFRKRQKGRIKGPATGGNYVAFGDIGLKALEHGKLTNQQIEAARIAMMRHIKRGGRVWIRIFPDHPFTSKPLEVRMGKGKGAPAGWYAPVKPGRVLYEIKGVTIELAKEALVRAQHKLPIKTSIVTREGL; encoded by the coding sequence ATGCTCAGCCCTAAACGAGTTAAATTCCGTAAGCGCCAGAAAGGGCGCATTAAAGGTCCCGCCACGGGCGGCAACTATGTTGCTTTCGGCGACATCGGTCTGAAAGCGCTGGAGCACGGCAAGCTGACCAACCAGCAGATTGAAGCGGCGCGTATCGCCATGATGCGCCACATCAAGCGCGGCGGGCGGGTCTGGATCCGCATTTTCCCGGACCATCCGTTCACCTCCAAGCCGCTTGAAGTCCGCATGGGTAAGGGGAAAGGCGCCCCGGCGGGTTGGTATGCTCCGGTGAAACCGGGCCGCGTATTGTACGAAATCAAGGGCGTCACCATTGAATTGGCGAAAGAAGCCCTGGTCCGCGCCCAGCATAAGCTGCCCATCAAGACCAGCATCGTGACGCGTGAGGGCCTGTAA
- the rpsC gene encoding 30S ribosomal subunit protein S3 (Evidence 2a : Function of homologous gene experimentally demonstrated in an other organism; PubMedId : 10094780, 12244297, 12809609, 387449, 3892488, 7556101, 9716382; Product type s : structure), protein MGQKVHPFGFRLGYNKNWQSRWYSKKEYPAFVFEDHTIRKHVKKLLYSAGISKIEIERASGKVRLILSTARPGIIIGRKGVEIEKLRGDLKKQFGREFVIEVNEIRRPETDAQLVAESVAQQLERRIAFRRAMKRTVAMARKFGAEGIKIGCAGRLAGAEIARSEWYRDGRVPLQTLRADIDFGYAEANTTYGKIGVKVWIFKGEILDTEVEQ, encoded by the coding sequence ATGGGTCAGAAAGTCCATCCCTTCGGGTTCCGGCTCGGGTACAACAAGAACTGGCAGTCCCGCTGGTATAGTAAGAAAGAGTACCCGGCCTTTGTGTTTGAAGACCACACTATCCGTAAACACGTCAAAAAGCTTCTGTACTCCGCGGGGATTTCGAAGATCGAAATCGAACGCGCCAGCGGCAAAGTGCGTCTTATCCTTTCCACCGCCCGGCCCGGCATCATCATCGGCCGCAAAGGCGTGGAAATCGAAAAGCTGCGCGGCGACCTGAAGAAGCAGTTTGGCAGAGAATTCGTCATTGAGGTCAACGAGATCCGCCGCCCGGAAACGGACGCGCAGCTCGTGGCCGAAAGTGTGGCGCAGCAGCTCGAACGCCGTATCGCGTTCCGCCGCGCCATGAAACGTACCGTCGCCATGGCCCGTAAATTCGGGGCGGAAGGCATCAAGATCGGCTGCGCCGGTCGTCTTGCCGGGGCGGAAATCGCCCGTTCCGAATGGTACCGTGACGGTCGGGTGCCCTTGCAGACGCTGCGTGCCGACATTGATTTCGGGTACGCTGAAGCGAACACCACGTACGGTAAAATCGGCGTGAAAGTGTGGATCTTCAAGGGTGAAATCCTTGACACCGAGGTGGAACAGTAA